The following is a genomic window from Procambarus clarkii isolate CNS0578487 chromosome 52, FALCON_Pclarkii_2.0, whole genome shotgun sequence.
AGCGCTGATTTTTTTTCTCTCCGCTCTCTGTTCTCCTATGGTTAATCCTCGTGTCTAAAGGGATTGTTAGGAGAGATTATTTACAATCATTGTGCTTGCCTTCGGCGGCCCTGTGTCTCGTGGTTGTGTAATTAACTGTTCTTTTGACCCCCAGGCAATTCAGAGgtgtgatatgtgtgtgtgtgtggtatatgtatgtgtgtgtgtgtgtacccacggTGGGGGGAcgggtgtatgtatgtgtgtagttTAGTGTGGCCACCAGCTTCGTGTTAGCCGCGCTTCAAGCACGCCTCTCACGCCTGTACCAAGTCATGCTTCCTATTTATTAATTCCGAAATATCTGCTTTGTGAGGGGAAGAACGCTGGCGCACCGCCGCCACGGCGATTGATGATACAACGCCCAATTCTGCTGTCTTCTTGCAAGCTTAGTCCCCTCAACAGTCAACACGCACTAAATTTTACACCGAGAAACGAAATTTTAAGCATAGGTGATATTGTAAATTGGTCATACCAGATAATCTAAAACATTTTTGGTTATCTGCTGCCATTTCCGGCAAATACTGCTGGATGCTGAGCCACGTCACCAAGGAAACAGCCCagcgatatatatataacatataatatAGATAGTACCACAGGCCCACCCCTCAGACCTGTCTTGATCCAATGTGTTACAAAAACTCCTTtctaaagagaaaaaaaaatcagTGACACATTCACCCCCTTTGGCATTTGCTGAAATTATCTATGAACAAAATTATTATATTCAAAATTAAGTCTCATGATGCAAAAAGCGTGTGTCCTGGGTAGAGGTCATATGGCAAACGGCATTGTTTAGCTCTGGTAACTGCTCACGCGGAGGAAATTCGCCATAGATGACGTAGATTGTAATTAACCGGTCTGCCTTATGGAGTTAATTGTGAGGTAGAGAGGTTTACCGCCCGCCGGCTTATTATTTGCGTCTCTTAAAGGGAAGGTGTGTGTAGGTTCCCTCCGTTCAAGTATCTGCTACAgggagtagtatatatatatatatatatatatatatatatatatatatatatatatatatatatatatatatatatatatatatatacattatgtggACTTTTTATTATCTTTTTTATCTTATTTTCATAGTAATTGATAAATACATTTAAACATAACATATAACCATCATTATTGATGATCACATTTTACTTCTAAATCATCGTAATAGTTCCAAGTAAAATACCGCTTTCAGCGATCCTGACAACTAGAACCAAACAATATATTACTCCCCACATGACGACGACAACAAAAAATATGCTTGTGGACCTGcttgcacccccctccccccaccccacccttcgATGAGCGAGTGTGATTTAAATATATTGACACAAGCACGATTGACCCCttcatcccttcccccccccccctctctctctctctctctctctctctctctctctctctctctctctctctctctctctctctctctctctctctctctctctctctctctctctctcaacaaccAAGGGTGCGTGCAAGCAATGAGAAGCGCGTGTGTAGGTTTTGTCATCCCCCTGACTACTcttttcccccccttccccttcccctaacCCCTGGCTTTACGCTGCAGGTCCCTTGTACAGGGATCGATACTACATgggacaggtacacacacacatatttacatatatatatatatatatatatatatatatatatatatatatatatatatatatatatatatatatatatatatatatgtgtgtgtgtgtgtgtgatttagaATATATATTTTCTAAATTCTAAGTTCCTGGTCCTGGCATGCAGCTCTCTCATAGACAGGTGATGCAATACTTGATGTGATTATTTCATGACCAAGTGTAATGTGAGGCTCGTATAATTCTGGCTGGTGGCTATCTTGTGCCTGAGTATATATAGAGagctgtgaagggggggggggaggaggatatCACTTGGCTTTTGTCAAACCCTCCTCGCCTCGTTCATGTCAATACGTCATGAGCTGGGATAATGCCTACATTCTAACAGTTCCGTATACTTCAGAGTCTGGAATAAGCTATTTTTTTTAAAGTAATGATTTCATACACACAAAAGGAAATGGACTGAAATTTCTGTTACTGTTGTCTAAAATTGTAGTAATTAGGATGTATACGAGATGGCGATTTGTGTACTTTGGCGAATACTGATGACAGTCAGAGTACCGGAGGAGGGTGGAAACAGGTTGTTACAGTGGCTACGACTACTAGGAATTCACCAACGGCTCTGTAGATGACTGTATGatgatctgtctctctgtctaggcAGTTCCTTTCCCCCGTCGCACCTTGCAATAATGAAGGATACATGTCAAGTCGATATATGAGTTTACGATCAGAGCTTCGTGGAGAATAATGGAGAGATAAAAACACGAATATGAATAGGCACGAAACAGCAGGTTATAGGAGGGGGGGGattgtgagggagggggaagggggaggggggtatatAGAACATCAAGTAGGGGGTTATTTGAAGGAGGAAGGGGTGAGGGAATGGGGAAAGATTGGTTTGGagaataaaaatgataacagcgaTTGTTATTTTTGATGCTAAATGTCTTGTGTGTGTTGTTACAAGTCACGTGGGGGTAGGAAAACAGTACACACGAGGATTttactgcttcctgtgtgtgattTTATCCAGTCCTGATACGGGGACTAAGGGTCAAAGGTCAGTGTTGACGGGTCAGGGCTATGGATTTATTTTTAGAattcttgttattattatttttctgctCAAAATAAATACAGTATTATTCATCCTTTTTCTTATATAACTTCTACCCATTATAGCAATGTCGGCCATGATAAGGTAATTGCAGCGAAGAGCTATGATGACTTTAAACCAGTAAAACAATAATTACAAGTTTTATCCATGTCTTGGCCAGGTGTagctggctttgtttacataaggTGGTAGTCCCAGGGCTATGCTAAAGACGGTATTGCTATGCATTGGCTATGCTGAAGGCGGCTGTGCCGTACTGGGTAGTGCCAAGATGCCTAGAGGGCTACATAACCACGTGCTTATGTGTGGCATTACTGAAGAATACCAGGAGGGCCTCAGGATGAGTTAGCAAATTGTGAATCTTGTGAGTGGCTTAGCCACAGCATCTTTACGGCATATTTTATATATGGGATAATTTGAGGATGCTTATAATACTACTAACTACAACTCTTGATATTTACAAGAGGCTGAGAGCCCGTGGGGGAAAGTCGCGGTTGCACTCACAAATTGCACTCAATTTGTGAGTGCAATATCTGTGGGCGTGATACCCGGATACATGCTATGGGGTATTGTGACGTCTGACCCATTCTCGCTGCGCAAACATTAGGGGTGGGTAATGCttttagggggagggggaggtgggggggggggagggggcaggcaggcagcaaGCAAGGGTGCAACACAATGGGTTGGGttgcaacccacacacacacacacacgcacacgcacgcaccctGTGACCCACCACACACGCGCCACTCACCTGAGACGGATGAACGTGGTCAGGAGGTGACGGATGACGTTGTCAGCATGGCCAAGGGCGTGATGAGAGGCGGCGACAACGACGGCGACGGACGTCGACAGGACGACGGGTCGGGCAGAACTGGTAGGGCACACGTCTCTCACCGCGCCCCCATGCCcaccgtgttgttgttgttttttttggggtccgtgtgttgttgtgtgtcggaGGCGCGTGAGAGAGACGGGGTCGTATCCCGCCGCTGCCGCCGCGACAATTCCCGCCTCTACGGCCGCCGCAGCTGGCCGCCTCGACCCCAGTTTTTGCATACCAGCATATGTTGAGCCTTTCAATACACTGCCATGACGAGGCTCAATTGATCGGGCAAAAACCGAGCCTTAATCAGCGCGTGGACCAGAAAAAAAAAGGTGAGGTACCGGGTTGAGAGGGGCCCCACACTCACCTCGCGACCCCCAGCGAGGGTCCCTCCGTCAGTAGCGCgacttccttcctcccccccccttctcccccccccctctccgtcaGTAGTGCGAGGTGGCCCCGGCCGCGCCACTACCGCGAGTGACACCTAGATGCTCCTGCACCCACCCAGCTCCGACTAATTACTGGTACAATGCGCTAATCTCCTTACTGCGTTAATTGCCTACATTCTCCTTATAATTAAGACGGCGACGAATGGCGCGGCATCTGGTGGTTGCAGCGGGAACTAGCGGCGTTGCATCAATAATCCATTCAGCGTGGCGGTATCAAATCTCCGACGGGTTGCCATGGCGACGGTTGCCGGGGCGACCCTATGCCGCCGTCGCCGCCACTCTTGCCGGCAGTGCCGCTACGTCGCCACCGTCAGGGAGGCCGACGGCGTCGCCACTCCGTCGGTGTGGGTCGGGCGGCAGCGGCGGCTCTGCCCCTACGCGGGGGGCGGGGGGGAAGGAATTGAAggataagggggggggaggaggattgccagctgcaacattGCAAACTAGCGACGGGGAGGCtaacagctctctctctctccccccctcccatcgTGAGGCGTCAGCTGTCCTCCCTATACACCCCCCTATGCGATTCTACCCACACCCAGTCCAGCCCCTTACCCACACTCAGCCTACACCCTATACctgatcccaaacctgcacactcaTGCTATACGCCCTTCACACAGCCCCACACCCAGACTGACACCTATATGCCAAGCCTATACCCAAACCCAGCCTAAACTCGTGCTCACACACATACCCATATCTCAGTCTTCGCCagtacccacccacacacacacacacacacacacacacacacacacacacacacacacacacacacacacacacacacacacagacacacacactctctctgccCACACCATGCTATTTTCCAACCAGCATCCATACCCTTCACTCTGGCTACATCCTAATATACACTCGGCTCACATCCATACCCACATGCCCATATACATTCATACCCGTACAGCCCACGCATATCCTCACCCACCCTACATTCATACTCATTCATACATACTAATACTCACATTCAGCTTACATTCATATCTATATCCAGCCTAAGCCCGTAACCACACCCAGTCTTCACCCTTTTCCCCACCCAGTTTTACCCACAATACCCACACCCATATCCAGCCAACAGCAATGACCACAATCAACCGTACCCACACCAAGCTAATATTAATACCCTCACTCAGCCTAAATCAATTTCCATACACCCCCATACCCAGCCATCACACATACCCACGCCCAGTCTTCTCCCATACCCAGCCATCACACATACCCACGCCCAGTCTTCTCCCATACCCAGCCATCACACATACCCACGCCCAGTCTTCTCCCATACCCAGCCCCCACTAATATCCTAACCCAGCCTTAACCCATACCCCCCACATACCCATATCCCAGTTCTCGCCAGTACCCACTCCCGGCTTTCACCACATCTAGTAGATGTAATAGATGTACTCACAGCTAGATGTGTACATCTGTTACAGCCCGTTTAGCATAAGGGTGGTTGTACAAGCTCTGGTGGGCCTTCTTTTGAACTTATTATATAACACTATGACTCTTATATGTTCTGAGAGTAAGGCCATAAGTTTAGGGTAAGTGTGCACTGATTAGTGTTCGGAGTCATTCTGCTGGTGGCTGACAGATGTTGAAGAGTTTGTTAATTAGGATGGATATCTATTCACTCGTGCTTGATTAGCATTCTAACGTTAAACATGCTAATGCAGCAATATGATGCATATGTGGCCCTCATGCAGAGGCGCTCACCACAATTCGGCAAGCTACCATTGGCGTCCTCGACGATCCTCGAGAGGAAATTCATAGTTCTCCATATTAGCAAGCTAATTTTCTTTTAAAACAGGCCTTAAAATAGAGCATGTGAGATGCCAAAACACAGCATTCATCAACACCAACCTATCAGCGTTTCCCACACCCCACTCATTACCCATTCCCACACTCCGCGTACACTCACATCCTCACACAGATTACACTAGCACCCACGCTCTGTTTTCAACCATACTCTCACAACCTCTAGACTGAAGCCACACCCAAACCCTCCTAAACCTCATAGTAAACATGTTCCTATACCCACACCTTGAATTCACCAAGAATCACACAGCCAGTTAAGACCTTCCTAGACTAAATTTACACTAATACTCAAATCTAGCTAACACCATTACCTattcaatacccccccccccccaagctcacTCCCAAAATTCCCCCATACCAACTTCCAGCCTACGTCTACACCCACACTCAGCGTTGTGGGTGTAGACTGCGTTGAAACCCAGCCTACGTCTACACCCACACTCAGCGTTGTGGGTGTAGACTGCGTTGAAACCCAGCCTACGTCTACACCCACACTCAGCCTTCACCTGCGTTGAAACCCAGCCTTCGTGCACACTCATCCTATATGACCCATGCGCAGCATTCACCCAAGCCCCCTACCGTCACTTGTAGACACACACTCAGCATTCATCCATGCCCACACCCAGATTACACCCATACCCATCTCCAGCTGACAAACATACCCACATCACTAACTCCCGTAACATACAGAAAATATTCTCCTTCTCCTCGAAAGTGGGACGATGCTCAAGATGTAGCGAACATTTCCTTGCCAAATCGCAATGCTGAGGCGCTTATATGGAAAATGAGGGCGAGGGCTAGGCTCCTGTTGATGAGGGCGAGACTTCTGTTGATGAGGGCGAGGCTCCTGTTGATGAGGGCGAGGCTCTTGTTGATGAGGGCGAGGCTCTTGTTGATGAGGGCGAGGCTCCTGTTGATGAGGGCGAGGCTCCTGTTGATGATGGCGAGGCTCCTCGTGCTAGTAACCCATGCCCGGGGTACCTCATGTTAGTTACCCATGCCCGGGGCTCCTCATGCTAGTAACCCATGCCCGGGGCTCCTCATGCTAGTAACCCATGCCCGGGGTACCTCATGTTAGTTACCCATGCCTGGGATACCACATACAAGTAATCCATGTCTGGGATAATCCATAATAGGAGCACCTGTTCTAGTGTTAACTAGAAGTACCAGCTAATCCTCCTAGAATAAGAGTACTTACAGTACTCTTTGGTCAAAAGTACCACCAATATGTTTTTGGTGATGAAAAAGTTgacttttttatattttaaatggtccaaaatgggatttttttttaacataaaggatctaatctaaactaacctaacctctttCTAGTAATCATAGGACTAATATACGATTTTTTAGGGCTAATGGAGTACGTATATGTACTTTAGTTGAGTAATTAAGTTTTGATTTTAGCTGTAATTTTTTCCTAATTCAGTAAAATTAAAAATGTGAAAATTG
Proteins encoded in this region:
- the LOC123763628 gene encoding uncharacterized protein — encoded protein: MQKLGSRRPAAAAVEAGIVAAAAAGYDPVSLTRLRHTTTHGPQKKQQQHGGHGGAVRDVCPTSSARPVVLSTSVAVVVAASHHALGHADNVIRHLLTTFIRLRDQLGNWDVHRVVLSATDCVSSQRSRCPCLFSLDEVYRTAPMRYSSITIFSSNSSE